The nucleotide sequence TTCACTTACATTCTTTGTGTATGTTCTATGTATTTTCACCCCTCTTTGTCATATTTTCAGCATAATTATTCCCTTTATtggatatttatttttgttttgtttcctgTTCACAGGATGTatttttggagcgaaaatggtgTTGAAATGTGCTTCGAAGAAAcaaaagaagaagagcagagccCTAGCCATGTGGTTTCACACTGTCGTGACCCTTCACCCGTGAACAagcacacacggtcgtgccactcaTCCAGAGAAGGGCAAGGCTCTGGTCATGTGGTTTCACATAGTTGTGCCACCTCACTAGAACCAGATCAAGCTCTGGCCGTGCCAAAAGGCATGGTCATGCCATTTCTAGCCTTGTAGAGTCACACCACGGCCATGCCAAAAGGAACGGTTATGTCACTCAAGCCGAGCCACTTCAAACTTAGGTCATGCCAAAGGGCACGACCGTGACATGGATCGTGCCCTACTCTATAAAAGGGGAGTTCTCCCCCTTTTCAAATGGAGGAAGGTTTTCCCCTTGGGGGATCCATCTTGGCCCAGATCTACGCCCTCTTCACGCTCCATTCGAAGATCAGAAGTTGTTTTCATCTTCTTCAATTTCGAACGCataggattggatccgaagattacTCGACGTCTTGGATAAGCTTCTTTTCCCCTCTCTCTTAAGATAGGGTTTTGAGCTTATGATTTCAATATCTTTGGATTCATTCTTTCTTATTATGGAGTAAATCTTATTGTTCtaagattaagggagtaattatgATGTGTGATTGATGTATACTCatggatttgtcaatttccttTCCATATGACATTGCTTATGCCTTGTATTCATTTGATCTTATGTGTGAATGATATGTTTGTGCTTAAATCTCATGTATGATTGAATGATTTTTTATTCACCTCGTAAAGGGGattccctagatcgtatgacctgGGAACCCTAGTGATAACCCTTTAATCGGGCATATAGAGCATTGCCTTGAAAGGGGGAGTAATTCTCTACAAGAAAGTGTAGAATTAGGTTTATTGGGTTATTTCTATGTTCATGTTATCAAGTGTTTTGTATATTCTTATGGATGTATGACCAGGAGCTCTAGTAATAAGAGTATCCCTTGAACCAGACTTTATAAGAATCACTTCCATTAGGTAACATTGGATGTTAATAGAGATGACACTCCGGCATGACGACTGCGGGTAGTGTTGGTAATGAATTGAATTTCCTACACCTGCATATGGATAGAGGATGGGTAATAGATGATCCTTAGTATATTGATTAGTATCAAAATGAAACCGAACTCGTAGAACACTTCCTTCAACCAAGTTCCTCAACCAATCCTCAACTCTGTCTCTCTCTCATCATCATTCTTCCAATCTTACTTCTCTCAACTTTAGTGCATAGATTCTCAATCATCAATCATTTAGCTAATTCATTGTGATTGATTGATCAAATTAAAGTGCTTATATCCATTCTTTGtaggttcgatatcttttattttttgatgacAACCTTGCACTTACGGATTGTACACATCAGTAAGACTACCATAAGGCGTGCGTACCTTGCCAACATAGAGGATCCCTTTTATATAGTACTTCTCATAACATTCGCaatcatgaggtggcaaagcataCGAGAGATTATCGAGTAAGGTGGCAAAGCATACGAGAGATTATCGAGTAAGGAAAGACATATAGCCTGAGCAATGTACAGTAATGGTCCGAGGAATCTTTCGTTACCTATAAATGCACCTCTTTTATCTTTTGTGACTTATGCCATTAATGAGGCGGTTGAAGAAATATGCTGTCATAAGTTGTTGGCTGATGGGAAGTGTAATCACCTTCGAAGAAGGTTATAGTGAATGCACATATTATAATAGAGGAGTATTCTTTGACACACGGTCGTTATTATGACAGATTGTTATGATTCTTTGATTATATTATCTGCTGAGTGTATCTCAGTCGGATCTATAAATTGGCTGACTATATATCCATCCTTCCCTTAAGTTGCTCGATTATGCATTGGGTGATGCTGGAGATCTATTCTAGAAGTAATATGAAGTCAAGCCCTTAGGTCCGATTGGTTCTTTAGCCGACCGACATATACCGGGATACTTGCCTCTGAGGAATGGGGAACTGAGTCCCTGGAGATTTGATCAGTACTTTAAGTCGATCGTCCATATGAGAGAAGACTTGTCTTTGAAGTGAGAACTTGAGATCTGGGAGTCTGGCTGAGTTTATAAGGAGAATTGCTTTTCTATATGTATAAGAGATGGACATGCTGAGTTGGGTAAATCTGACCGGAGTTATTATCGATCGGCTATATGAAGGAGAACTGACATGTGAGAAAATCCATAGGGTCGACCGGCAGTGCGGTCAACCGATCATATGCTGAAAGAATTGTACTGAGTGGGAAGCTGGGTCCCCTTATTCCGGCCGGACGTATGACCAAACGGATCTGCGGTAAGTCAGGCATTCCTTAAACTCAACCGACCGTCGACTGCTCGGATATATAATAGATGTCTTAATATAGGAATGGGGTGCTAGGTTCTCTAAGCGCGACCGGCTCATAGGCCAACCATCCTCGTACTAAAGGCCTTATAATTAGCACGGGGCGAATAACAAAACCTCATCGAAAATGACACATTGACTACTACCTCCCCTTGACTTTGACTACTACATAACCTTGATTTTGACTACCACATCATATCCGGATCCGTCTGTAATAACCTGTATCACTCACTATGTCAACCTATGAGATCTTGTTGGATGATTTATTAGCTTGGCAGTCGGTTGTTGATTCAACTATAATTTTGTTTGCTTAAGAGGGGGAGATGGTTTGGCCAACTGTTGAAGGTTGATTGAATCCCCTGATCAACACTTTAAGCCAAAGCAAAGTTTGTTAGATTCTTGGTCACCATCTTAACCCAACTTCCCACCTTACTTCCCTTCCACCTTACTAAGCAATCCATGGCAAACATCCTCCTCCATCCTTGGACCGAGAAGAAGAATGCCGCCGGCAGATAACAATGTCGTTGATGAACCTCGGACTGTGCCGCTTGCGTTCCTGATGAGGATGGCCCTGCGGATCGCGAGAGCCCGGTGGTTTGGCTTCTTGAGACGTGTGTTCCGGTACCAGAACGCGTCGACGTCCGACTTAGTTTCCAACCCTTTCAATTCCTCGCCGTGGCTAGCAGCGGAGTTCATCGTGCTGGTGGCGCAAATCTTCATAGTCACCGCCACCATGGCCGTCTCTGGAAGAGAGAACCCGGTTTGGCCTCTTAGGATTTGGCTCGGCGGCTACAACCTAGGAAACCTCCTCAGCCTTCCTCTAATCTACTGGCGCTACCGCCACTCGGCCCTCAGCCTCGACTCCAACGATCTCGAGCAACTCTCGAGAACCACCATGGATGACTCTTCTTCCTACCTGATGAACAAATCGAGGACGTTCCTCGAGTTGTTCTTCGCGATATGGTTCGTGATGGGCAACGTGTGGATCTTCGACTCGCGCCACGGATCGTTCGACAGAGCTCCCAAACTTCACGTGCTGTGCATAGCGATCCTCACATGGAACGCCCTCCTCTACTCCTTCCCCTTCCTGCTCTTCGTCCTGCTCTGCTGCTGCGTGCCGCTGATAAGCAACCGCCTAGGCTTCAACATGAACTTGGCCTCCGCCGATCGAGGAGCATCGGAGGATCAACTCTCGAAGCTGCCTCGACGGAGATTCAAGGAAGTCAGGGATCTTGCAAACGAGAACCAAGTGAGTCCATACAAATCCGAATTGCAAAGAACCCTTAATTCAAAGTTTAATTTGCTCAAAAATTGGCAGGAGTGCTGCATATGTTTGGCACAGTACGGTGAGAGGGAGGAGGTGAGGCAGCTGCCGTGTCAGCATCTGTTCCATCTTAACTGTGTGGATCAGTGGTTGAGGATTATGTCTTCGTGTCCTCTATGCAAACAGGAGCTTGAGAAGTGATCGCGTTCTCCACTTTTAgcatatatttttttgtttttctttttaaaaaacgaAATTGCAACATTAAAGCAGAAGTATATAACAAAAGATCAAAAAAACAATCAAGATTTACTAAAACTAATGGTCGACTTGCTGCTGTAAATATCTGAAATAATTGTAAAGGAATTCAGCATTCTGCAAATCTTCAACAGCTCTCCTCATCACCGTGGAATTTGTGTTCGATGGATTCCGTTGATGTGAAAACTTTGTTGCTACTTTGATTGGGCTGGAACTGAATAAATGGGCTTCTGGGCCTTGCGATTGTGACACATCGACATGAATTGGTGTAAAAGAGCTCCCCTGGCCTTGTGCTGAACAGGTGTAGGACTTATCGACCAACTGAGTTGACTGACCGGATTGATCAATCTCTTATTTTTCTTATATTGTTATGATAATTTTCACCATCAGCATTGGCAACGCAATGCAAAGCGTGATTGATCCTATGTCATGCATGACTGGCCTCACATAGTCGAACAATTGAAATGTGAAAAGAGGTGTCAAATTGACTTATTAAGATTGTAATGACCGCCATCCCTGACAATTACAAATCACTTAATTATAGCCACAGAAATTTTGTGCGCACCATTGCGCTCTGGAGGCAAACCTGTATTTTTCAGGTCTGATATAATAAATTCTTG is from Zingiber officinale cultivar Zhangliang chromosome 7B, Zo_v1.1, whole genome shotgun sequence and encodes:
- the LOC122003958 gene encoding E3 ubiquitin-protein ligase At1g63170-like — encoded protein: MPPADNNVVDEPRTVPLAFLMRMALRIARARWFGFLRRVFRYQNASTSDLVSNPFNSSPWLAAEFIVLVAQIFIVTATMAVSGRENPVWPLRIWLGGYNLGNLLSLPLIYWRYRHSALSLDSNDLEQLSRTTMDDSSSYLMNKSRTFLELFFAIWFVMGNVWIFDSRHGSFDRAPKLHVLCIAILTWNALLYSFPFLLFVLLCCCVPLISNRLGFNMNLASADRGASEDQLSKLPRRRFKEVRDLANENQECCICLAQYGEREEVRQLPCQHLFHLNCVDQWLRIMSSCPLCKQELEK